DNA sequence from the Gopherus evgoodei ecotype Sinaloan lineage chromosome 3, rGopEvg1_v1.p, whole genome shotgun sequence genome:
CTAACGAGACGTCCACGCGCACCACGCCACGCCCGCCCCCGCTCCAGGCATAGCCCTTGACTGTCAGCTCCCCGGGCGGGACAGCAGCCCCCGGCGTGGGCTCCGTGATGGCCGACTGGACAGGCAGCTCCTGGATGGCGGGCGCTGTGGTGAAATCCACCGTGTCCCAGTCCACGGCGGGCGAGAAGCCCTTGTAGTCATTCCGCTGCCAGTGGCTTGGGCTCTCCTCCCGGCTCACAGAGACCCGACCCAGCCACTTAACGCTGCGGGCGCCCACCACGCCCGGCACCACCACCCGCAGTGGGTAGCCGTGGTCCCGCGGCAGCTCCTCGCCGTTCATCTCGTAGGCCAGCAGCACGTCGGCCTCGCGGCCCATGGCCGTGCGGTAGGGGATGGAGGCACCGTAGGCCACCCCACTCAGGTCCTTATCCAGGCCCTCGAAACAGACGTGCTGCTCCtcggcctcctcctcctccgcgtAGCCGGCGTGCGCCAGGACATCCCGGAGCCGGACGCCACCCCAGCGGGCTGTGCTGATGGCTgccaccccccactccagccccttcaCCTGCCGGACGCGGCTCATCTCTGACCGGCGGTTCCCGGCGCACTGCAGGGTCACCGTCACCTCATGCTTGGGAAAGCGGCGTTTGAGCTCAGGCAGAGAGAGCGCCAGCACCCGGCCCCCCGGCCCCTCCAGCTGCAGCCGGTAGCTGGCGGGGTCCACGGCCGGCACCGGCAGGTGGTTGCGTTTGAAGAACAGCTGGTTGGGCGTCAGGTAGTTCTCGGTCAGCAGCTCGGCTGGCGGCTCCGCGTTGAAGGGCTTGAGGCTGTTGACTTTGAGGGCGGGGTGCCGAGGGGGGTCCCCGGAGTAGGGGTCCCCCTGGCTGGGCTGGCTCTGCTCCTCAGGGCTCAGCTCCCCCACCTTGTAGGCCTGCAGAATCTCTAGCACATGCTCCTGGCTGTGCACGGCGTACATGGCCCAGAAGGGCTCCAGGGCGCCCCCCGCTGCTAGCAGGATCTTGCTCTTGCCCCCCGGATGCAGCTCCACAAAGTCAGTGATGTCGAAGACTTCGCCTCCGTAGGTCACCCAGACCCGCTCAGCCAGGCTGCGGTGCTGCCCCACCTCCTGGCGGGTGAACACAGGGTATGGCACCCCAGGCGTGGCCTCGGCCTTCGGCTCGGCCTCCGCCGCCTGCAGGGATGAGGAGAGGGGCTCGAGTGTGCGTCTGCCAACATCCACCGCAGGCCTCTGAGGGCCCACCCCTCACCCACCTTGGGGGAGAAGGGATGCACCCCAGGCTATGCAGCACATCAGGGGCAGAAATGGGagcagaaccaggagtcctggttcccaatcCTCtctccccgctctaaccactagatcccactcccctcccagagctggagagagaacccaggagtcctggctcccagccccccccctctAACCCCTAGATCTCACTCCCCTCCCggggccagggagagaacccaggagtcttggttcctaagccccccccccactctaaccactataTCCTACTCGCctcccaggctggggagagaacccaggaatcctggttcccagtccccccagctctgaccactagaccatgctTCCTTCCCCAAGGTGCCCATCCAGCTCTCAAGCCACCTTCGTGCCCTGAGGCAGAGAGCTGAGC
Encoded proteins:
- the SUOX gene encoding sulfite oxidase, mitochondrial isoform X1, encoding MGGSWGLAEMLLLRPIVRGPWVLQRTPRLVAVAWGSHPQACAAWTPSRTHGTCSPGDGSWRWKVTAMGALLGLGTGLAYGDHRRRAAEAEPKAEATPGVPYPVFTRQEVGQHRSLAERVWVTYGGEVFDITDFVELHPGGKSKILLAAGGALEPFWAMYAVHSQEHVLEILQAYKVGELSPEEQSQPSQGDPYSGDPPRHPALKVNSLKPFNAEPPAELLTENYLTPNQLFFKRNHLPVPAVDPASYRLQLEGPGGRVLALSLPELKRRFPKHEVTVTLQCAGNRRSEMSRVRQVKGLEWGVAAISTARWGGVRLRDVLAHAGYAEEEEAEEQHVCFEGLDKDLSGVAYGASIPYRTAMGREADVLLAYEMNGEELPRDHGYPLRVVVPGVVGARSVKWLGRVSVSREESPSHWQRNDYKGFSPAVDWDTVDFTTAPAIQELPVQSAITEPTPGAAVPPGELTVKGYAWSGGGRGVVRVDVSLDGGRTWRVAELMGEEQRPGRAWAWRLWQLTAPVPPDAAELNIVCKAVDASYNVQPDTVEPIWNLRGVLSNAWHRVRVTVPED
- the SUOX gene encoding sulfite oxidase, mitochondrial isoform X2, with product MLLLRPIVRGPWVLQRTPRLVAVAWGSHPQACAAWTPSRTHGTCSPGDGSWRWKVTAMGALLGLGTGLAYGDHRRRAAEAEPKAEATPGVPYPVFTRQEVGQHRSLAERVWVTYGGEVFDITDFVELHPGGKSKILLAAGGALEPFWAMYAVHSQEHVLEILQAYKVGELSPEEQSQPSQGDPYSGDPPRHPALKVNSLKPFNAEPPAELLTENYLTPNQLFFKRNHLPVPAVDPASYRLQLEGPGGRVLALSLPELKRRFPKHEVTVTLQCAGNRRSEMSRVRQVKGLEWGVAAISTARWGGVRLRDVLAHAGYAEEEEAEEQHVCFEGLDKDLSGVAYGASIPYRTAMGREADVLLAYEMNGEELPRDHGYPLRVVVPGVVGARSVKWLGRVSVSREESPSHWQRNDYKGFSPAVDWDTVDFTTAPAIQELPVQSAITEPTPGAAVPPGELTVKGYAWSGGGRGVVRVDVSLDGGRTWRVAELMGEEQRPGRAWAWRLWQLTAPVPPDAAELNIVCKAVDASYNVQPDTVEPIWNLRGVLSNAWHRVRVTVPED